In the Chlorobium limicola DSM 245 genome, one interval contains:
- a CDS encoding NAD-dependent epimerase/dehydratase family protein, whose amino-acid sequence MKVLVTGASGFIGSHLAGRCGQEGHQVRALVRKGNAAIPRLQEQGITVIEGDIRDAAAVHRAAEGCDIIVHAAAVASDWGEPQDFIDINIGGTRNVAEAALRNRVGRLVYLSSIEVFDHVKSERIDEQTPFHQRNQPYPDTKIAATRLIGEYAEKGQEISIVYPSMVYGPGDRTIFPLLADGIRKGQLFYWTHHTRMSLIYIDNLVDLVMLAATHPAAAGEGFLACDTTVPDFGAFCDRLASGIDARPPFIHLPFSLAYLLASLMEMAYRLTGSDTRPMLTRQAVTLLASRAMFDTSKARNQLGWNPKVSYDAGFRRTLDWLLGIDPREWKCK is encoded by the coding sequence ATGAAAGTACTTGTTACAGGAGCATCAGGATTCATCGGATCGCACCTCGCAGGGCGCTGCGGGCAGGAGGGACACCAGGTCAGGGCGCTGGTTCGCAAAGGCAATGCAGCAATTCCCCGTCTGCAGGAACAGGGGATAACGGTGATCGAAGGCGATATCCGCGATGCAGCGGCAGTCCATAGGGCGGCGGAAGGGTGCGATATCATTGTTCATGCGGCAGCTGTCGCCTCCGATTGGGGCGAACCGCAGGATTTTATAGACATCAACATAGGCGGAACGCGCAACGTCGCCGAAGCCGCACTTCGGAACCGTGTCGGCAGGCTCGTGTACCTCAGTTCGATCGAAGTGTTCGACCATGTAAAAAGCGAGAGGATCGACGAGCAGACGCCCTTTCATCAGAGAAACCAGCCCTACCCCGATACGAAAATCGCAGCGACCAGACTGATAGGGGAGTATGCCGAAAAAGGCCAGGAAATCTCGATTGTCTATCCCTCCATGGTTTACGGGCCGGGAGACCGGACCATCTTTCCGCTGCTTGCCGACGGCATCAGAAAAGGCCAGCTCTTTTACTGGACGCATCATACCCGAATGAGCCTCATCTATATCGACAACCTCGTCGATCTTGTCATGCTTGCCGCAACGCATCCTGCCGCGGCAGGTGAAGGGTTCCTTGCCTGCGACACCACCGTACCTGACTTCGGGGCATTCTGTGACCGGCTCGCTTCGGGTATCGACGCCCGCCCCCCGTTCATCCATCTTCCGTTCAGTCTTGCATACCTGCTCGCTTCGCTGATGGAAATGGCCTACAGGCTGACCGGAAGCGACACTCGACCGATGCTGACAAGGCAGGCGGTCACGCTGCTTGCATCGAGGGCAATGTTCGATACCTCGAAGGCTCGTAACCAGCTTGGATGGAACCCGAAAGTCTCCTATGACGCAGGCTTCCGCAGAACCCTCGACTGGCTGCTCGGCATCGATCCACGGGAATGGAAGTGTAAATGA